Proteins from a single region of Egicoccus sp. AB-alg2:
- a CDS encoding M14 family zinc carboxypeptidase, producing the protein MARMRWRRSVVGLAGAGLVATLLVPTMAGAQDPDEGFVAGETEVEYPEIVEVVVPDRETLSELGSLGFDVGEDVHDVEGGVEAHVIVTKEQRKQLQAMRRVTIGETLITQTEAEGLQAEYAAMTAAQEVALAEAEDEGDELRIQRAQWYEDPSQGRFLEIEVWSEAGRASSQVQINVTFDAGEGTQIGAPGTQSFNLSRFVDAGQYMFHRANSPVLITTANPPTRMRVESRLAGEVIGSREVAVRQVMTGTDRKGPGAPVDSSDTYQSSFIDKYLDATESQARIEALAAEFPHLTEIIELPHKSNGYRRPAMALLDPAGNRVSVTTGPAAGDYTYAAASYGPAVPAAGVPAAATGFAVANAPVSTTFPDSLPTEGCGDFVGFPAGAIALVDRGNCTFAEKTLNAQNAGAVAVVIVNNVVGAPTAPGGTALPGTAISTVMISQADGNLIKDHLAASTGRIIPGVAVNNNARVTLDTIAYGHEGGNDLTIQAVDPGAPNSPLSVSVSGNHIQISLATNAAGARTSTAVQVRDAINAHPEASQLVRAYRYRNNAGTAVVAPTPRIQFDDYLLAPDSVSREPFTVKVLRIGRHRDGSRTGVFAYSQEHAREWATPLVAVETAERLLRNYENDDNTRRMVNDLDIFIVPSINPDGTHYSMHDFALQRRTMVRYCGEGQNNDLLARNTWGVDLNRNFTVGSLFDGYAGASTSCTSDTFAGPSELSEPESKNEVWLTEQFPNIKFSMNIHSHGGYFMWAPGAYISSGRVSLPRPSYGTERFFYEASDHILNRIKEHRGTVIWDSRVGPISDVLYSAAGNSGDEHFYNRGIFAWSFEVGASRRNAANTGWVTIGNGFTPPFAEGYEQTMEFSNGLIGMLEVARMYARDTVPPKSQLTPGGTTFPGPTKFTFQVDEPADVYYTLDGSRPTYDSPKLEYQGPRQSEASITIDSSTTVRWFSVDVRGNVEGNYKPDGNGQNFRQVKITIR; encoded by the coding sequence ATGGCGCGCATGCGGTGGAGAAGGTCCGTGGTCGGCCTGGCCGGAGCCGGCCTGGTGGCGACGCTGTTGGTGCCGACGATGGCGGGAGCGCAGGACCCCGACGAGGGGTTCGTCGCCGGCGAGACCGAGGTCGAGTACCCCGAGATCGTCGAGGTGGTCGTCCCCGACCGGGAGACCCTGAGCGAACTGGGGTCGCTCGGGTTCGACGTCGGCGAGGACGTCCACGACGTGGAGGGCGGGGTCGAGGCCCACGTCATCGTGACCAAGGAGCAGCGCAAGCAACTGCAGGCGATGAGGAGGGTCACGATCGGCGAGACGCTGATCACCCAGACCGAGGCCGAGGGGCTGCAGGCCGAGTACGCAGCGATGACCGCCGCGCAGGAGGTGGCGCTCGCCGAGGCCGAGGACGAGGGCGACGAGCTGCGCATCCAGCGGGCGCAGTGGTACGAGGACCCGAGCCAGGGCCGCTTCCTGGAGATCGAGGTCTGGTCGGAGGCGGGACGCGCGTCGTCGCAGGTGCAGATCAACGTCACGTTCGACGCCGGCGAGGGCACGCAGATCGGCGCGCCGGGCACCCAGAGCTTCAACCTGTCGCGGTTCGTCGACGCCGGGCAGTACATGTTCCACCGGGCCAACTCGCCGGTGCTGATCACCACGGCGAACCCGCCGACGCGCATGCGCGTGGAGAGCCGCCTCGCGGGCGAGGTGATCGGTAGCCGCGAGGTCGCCGTCCGCCAGGTGATGACCGGAACCGACCGCAAGGGCCCCGGCGCCCCGGTCGACAGCAGCGACACCTACCAGTCCAGCTTCATCGACAAGTACCTCGACGCCACGGAGAGCCAGGCGCGCATCGAGGCGCTCGCCGCCGAGTTCCCCCACCTGACCGAGATCATCGAACTGCCCCACAAGAGCAACGGTTACCGCCGCCCCGCGATGGCGCTGCTCGACCCCGCCGGCAACCGGGTCTCCGTGACCACCGGTCCCGCGGCGGGCGACTACACCTATGCCGCGGCCAGCTACGGGCCGGCGGTGCCGGCAGCGGGCGTGCCCGCGGCCGCGACCGGCTTCGCCGTGGCGAACGCGCCCGTGTCCACCACCTTCCCCGACTCGCTGCCGACCGAAGGCTGTGGCGACTTCGTCGGCTTCCCGGCCGGCGCCATCGCCCTGGTCGACCGCGGCAACTGCACGTTCGCGGAGAAGACCCTGAACGCCCAGAACGCCGGCGCGGTCGCGGTCGTCATCGTGAACAACGTGGTGGGAGCGCCGACGGCACCGGGTGGGACGGCACTTCCCGGCACGGCGATCTCCACGGTGATGATCTCGCAGGCCGACGGCAACCTGATCAAGGACCACCTGGCCGCCTCGACCGGCCGGATCATCCCGGGGGTCGCGGTCAACAACAACGCCCGCGTCACCCTCGACACGATCGCCTACGGACACGAGGGCGGTAACGACCTCACCATCCAGGCGGTCGACCCGGGGGCGCCGAACTCGCCGCTGAGCGTGTCGGTCTCCGGAAACCACATCCAGATCAGCCTGGCGACCAACGCCGCCGGCGCGCGCACGTCGACGGCCGTCCAGGTCCGCGACGCCATCAACGCGCACCCGGAGGCGAGCCAGCTCGTCCGGGCGTACCGCTACCGCAACAACGCGGGCACGGCGGTGGTGGCACCGACGCCACGCATCCAGTTCGACGACTACCTCCTCGCGCCCGACTCCGTGTCGCGCGAGCCGTTCACGGTCAAGGTGCTGCGCATCGGACGTCACCGCGACGGCTCCCGCACGGGCGTGTTCGCCTACTCGCAGGAGCACGCCCGTGAATGGGCGACGCCGCTGGTGGCGGTGGAGACCGCCGAGCGGCTGCTGCGCAACTACGAGAACGACGACAACACGCGTCGGATGGTGAACGACCTGGACATCTTCATCGTCCCGTCGATCAACCCGGACGGCACCCACTACTCCATGCACGACTTCGCCCTGCAGCGGCGCACGATGGTCCGCTACTGCGGCGAGGGTCAGAACAACGACCTGCTCGCCCGCAACACCTGGGGCGTCGACCTCAACCGCAACTTCACGGTCGGCAGCCTCTTCGACGGGTACGCCGGCGCGTCGACCAGCTGCACGAGCGACACCTTCGCGGGTCCCTCGGAGCTGTCGGAGCCCGAGTCGAAGAACGAGGTGTGGCTGACCGAGCAGTTCCCGAACATCAAGTTCTCGATGAACATCCACAGCCACGGCGGCTACTTCATGTGGGCGCCGGGTGCGTACATCTCCAGCGGCCGCGTCTCCCTGCCGCGACCGAGCTACGGCACCGAGCGCTTCTTCTACGAGGCGTCGGACCACATCCTCAACCGCATCAAGGAGCACCGCGGGACCGTGATCTGGGACTCGCGGGTCGGCCCGATCAGCGACGTGCTGTACAGCGCGGCCGGCAACTCCGGTGACGAGCACTTCTACAACCGCGGCATCTTCGCATGGTCGTTCGAGGTCGGCGCGTCGCGGCGCAACGCCGCGAACACCGGATGGGTGACCATCGGCAACGGCTTCACGCCGCCGTTCGCCGAGGGCTACGAACAGACCATGGAGTTCTCCAACGGACTGATCGGCATGCTCGAGGTGGCCCGGATGTACGCCCGTGACACCGTGCCGCCGAAGTCGCAGCTCACGCCCGGTGGCACGACCTTCCCCGGCCCGACGAAGTTCACCTTCCAGGTCGACGAGCCCGCCGACGTGTACTACACGCTCGACGGCAGCCGCCCGACCTACGACTCGCCCAAGCTCGAGTACCAGGGCCCGCGCCAGTCCGAGGCGTCGATCACCATCGACTCCTCCACGACCGTGCGCTGGTTCTCGGTGGACGTGCGCGGGAACGTCGAGGGCAACTACAAGCCCGACGGCAACGGCCAGAACTTCCGCCAGGTCAAGATCACGATCCGGTGA
- a CDS encoding Lrp/AsnC family transcriptional regulator, with product MPVELDATDRRILGLLCEDGRMSVRGVAERAGVSRAAAYARIERLRTSGVITGFSARLDPGRLGLQVTAHIVVTLDQHRWSGALGVFRAMPEVAYCALLAAEHDALLIVRAPNVATVRDVVLQRLQRMPEVRRTRTLLVLDELAGTDADLLAASTPPVASPARVC from the coding sequence GTGCCGGTCGAACTGGACGCCACCGACCGGCGGATCCTGGGGCTGTTGTGCGAGGACGGGCGGATGTCGGTCCGCGGCGTCGCCGAGCGGGCCGGCGTCTCGCGTGCGGCCGCCTACGCACGCATCGAGCGCTTGCGCACCAGCGGGGTCATCACCGGGTTCTCGGCACGGCTCGACCCCGGCCGCCTCGGCTTGCAGGTGACCGCGCACATCGTGGTGACCCTCGACCAGCATCGCTGGAGCGGCGCGTTGGGCGTGTTCCGCGCCATGCCCGAGGTGGCCTACTGCGCGTTGCTGGCCGCCGAGCACGACGCCCTGTTGATCGTGCGAGCCCCGAACGTCGCCACGGTTCGCGACGTCGTCCTGCAGCGTCTGCAGCGCATGCCGGAGGTGCGCCGGACCCGGACGCTGTTGGTGCTCGACGAGCTGGCCGGGACGGACGCCGACCTGCTGGCGGCGTCGACACCGCCGGTGGCGTCGCCCGCGCGCGTGTGCTGA
- a CDS encoding YigZ family protein: protein MPEGDPLDTIANAVRTESVVKASRFVADLVPVADLEDAEAVIAEVRREFHDARHHCTALVVGDDGGRQRSSDDAEPSGTAGAPMLAVLRGARLTDVVAVVSRWFGGTLLGTGGLTRAYGGAVGDAVAAASRVRRRRMERVALRVGHEAAGRLEHRLRTWADLTGGADVAAGVYGPTGAVFEVATLPEHRDALHQLLAELGIPYDLEDLGTEVRRLPVEP from the coding sequence GTGCCTGAGGGCGATCCCCTCGACACCATCGCGAACGCGGTCCGCACCGAGTCGGTCGTCAAGGCGTCCCGGTTCGTCGCCGACCTCGTGCCCGTGGCCGACCTCGAAGACGCCGAGGCGGTGATCGCCGAGGTCCGCCGCGAGTTCCACGACGCCCGTCACCACTGCACGGCGCTGGTGGTCGGCGACGACGGCGGCCGTCAACGCTCCAGCGACGACGCGGAGCCGTCCGGTACCGCCGGCGCGCCGATGCTGGCCGTCCTGCGCGGGGCCCGACTCACGGACGTCGTCGCGGTCGTGAGCCGCTGGTTCGGCGGCACGCTGCTCGGCACCGGCGGCCTCACCCGCGCCTACGGCGGTGCGGTGGGCGATGCCGTCGCTGCGGCCAGCCGCGTACGGCGGCGGCGCATGGAGCGCGTCGCCCTCCGGGTCGGTCACGAAGCCGCCGGCCGCCTGGAACACCGGCTGCGCACCTGGGCCGACCTCACCGGCGGCGCGGACGTCGCCGCGGGGGTCTACGGCCCCACCGGTGCCGTCTTCGAGGTCGCCACGCTGCCCGAACACCGTGACGCGCTGCACCAGCTGCTGGCCGAGCTCGGCATCCCGTACGACCTCGAGGACCTCGGTACCGAGGTTCGCCGGCTGCCGGTCGAGCCGTGA
- a CDS encoding DUF2277 domain-containing protein, whose protein sequence is MCRSIQQLRGAEPPATDVEVRDAALQYVRKISGYRVPSATNQEAFDAAVTEIASATRRLLDDLVLAPGSKPAQPVQRRLRA, encoded by the coding sequence ATGTGCCGAAGCATCCAGCAACTGCGCGGCGCCGAGCCGCCCGCCACCGACGTCGAGGTTCGCGACGCCGCCCTGCAGTACGTCCGCAAGATCAGCGGGTATCGCGTCCCCTCGGCCACCAATCAGGAGGCCTTCGACGCCGCCGTCACCGAGATCGCCTCGGCGACGCGCCGGCTGCTCGACGACCTCGTCCTCGCGCCGGGTTCCAAGCCCGCACAACCCGTCCAGCGCCGGCTTCGTGCCTGA
- the gvpJ gene encoding gas vesicle protein GvpJ gives MTTVARRPASGTLAEVIDIILDKGLVIDAYVRVSLIGIELLTVDVRVVVASVDTYLHFAEATNRLDLRGQAEEYDADITDFTTGFAKEKARGITSGAIEGVREGFHRSFHRDEARASR, from the coding sequence ATGACGACCGTCGCCCGCCGCCCCGCCTCCGGAACTCTCGCCGAGGTCATCGACATCATCCTCGACAAGGGCCTCGTCATCGACGCCTACGTCCGCGTCTCGCTCATCGGCATCGAGCTGCTGACCGTCGACGTGCGGGTCGTGGTGGCCAGCGTCGACACCTACCTCCACTTCGCCGAGGCCACCAACCGGCTCGACCTGCGCGGTCAGGCCGAGGAATACGACGCCGACATCACCGACTTCACCACCGGCTTCGCCAAGGAGAAGGCGCGCGGCATCACCAGCGGAGCCATCGAGGGCGTGCGCGAGGGCTTCCACCGCAGCTTCCACCGCGACGAGGCGCGCGCCTCCCGCTGA
- a CDS encoding anti-sigma factor, which translates to MSEPTSRICREVQTHLPDFVDGTLPRWRRRLVGRHVARCEACAAALRRQQEVAVGLQALGEATADATPPVAPPELLDRLLETVERPGMRGRAAAPARAAVSGARPALSATLLVIAAAAGTAVGYAGLRGARAIRRRAGHQERA; encoded by the coding sequence GTGTCTGAACCGACGAGCCGGATCTGCCGCGAGGTGCAGACCCACCTGCCCGACTTCGTCGACGGCACGCTGCCGCGCTGGCGACGCCGGCTCGTGGGCCGCCACGTCGCCCGATGTGAGGCCTGCGCAGCTGCCCTGCGTCGACAGCAGGAGGTGGCGGTGGGACTGCAGGCGCTGGGCGAAGCCACCGCGGACGCGACGCCACCGGTGGCGCCGCCGGAGTTGTTGGACCGCCTGCTGGAGACGGTGGAGCGACCCGGGATGCGGGGCCGTGCGGCCGCCCCCGCGCGCGCTGCCGTCAGCGGCGCGCGGCCCGCGCTGTCCGCGACGCTGTTGGTGATCGCCGCGGCCGCCGGCACGGCCGTGGGGTACGCGGGGCTGCGCGGCGCGCGCGCCATCCGCCGACGGGCCGGTCACCAGGAACGCGCCTGA
- a CDS encoding RNA polymerase sigma factor: protein MPSVDVDPDLVRAVQRGDAGAMDALVRATYAEVYATCRRLLGDPADAADATQEVYLRVTRSVLGFRAESAFGTWLHRVALNVCATMLRRRGDGRARGQVAGSSAFAPDEHVHDQVDTADAVADRDHARRVAAAIERLPPAARDVVVLRDVHGLSTKEAAGLLGLSESAVKVRLHRAHARLRALLHEVDRV, encoded by the coding sequence ATGCCGTCCGTGGACGTCGACCCCGACCTGGTGCGTGCGGTGCAACGCGGCGACGCGGGCGCCATGGATGCGCTCGTGCGGGCGACCTACGCCGAGGTGTACGCGACGTGTCGGCGGCTGCTGGGCGACCCGGCGGATGCCGCGGACGCCACCCAGGAGGTGTATCTGCGGGTGACGCGGTCGGTGCTCGGGTTCCGTGCCGAGTCGGCGTTCGGGACGTGGCTGCATCGAGTCGCGCTGAACGTCTGCGCGACCATGCTGCGCCGGCGCGGGGACGGCCGTGCGCGCGGGCAGGTGGCCGGGTCCAGCGCGTTCGCCCCCGACGAGCACGTCCACGACCAGGTCGACACGGCGGACGCGGTCGCCGATCGCGACCATGCGCGCCGGGTCGCGGCCGCCATCGAACGGTTGCCGCCGGCTGCCCGCGACGTCGTCGTCCTGCGCGACGTGCACGGGCTGTCGACCAAGGAAGCCGCCGGGCTGCTGGGCCTCAGCGAGAGTGCCGTGAAGGTCCGCCTGCACCGGGCGCACGCCCGCCTGCGGGCCCTGCTCCACGAGGTCGACCGTGTCTGA
- a CDS encoding SDR family NAD(P)-dependent oxidoreductase has protein sequence MPIALVTGASRGLGRAFAAELARAGWDLVVDARDRHALDAAVASWSASGRVVPVSGDVALPHHRSDLVSAAAGLGGLDLLVNNAGALGPSPLPPLARSAPEDLRAMFEVNAIAPLALVQRALPLLQARQGVVVNLTSDAAVEAYPGWGGYGMTKAALEHVSRVLAVEEPDLHVYAFDPGDVRTDMHQAAFPGEDISDRELPEAVAPALLRLLARRPPNGRVRASDLLAREEVSA, from the coding sequence ATGCCCATCGCTCTCGTCACCGGCGCGTCCCGTGGACTCGGGCGCGCCTTCGCCGCCGAACTCGCCCGCGCCGGCTGGGACCTGGTCGTCGACGCCCGCGACCGTCACGCCCTGGACGCGGCGGTCGCCTCGTGGTCGGCGAGCGGCCGCGTGGTGCCGGTCTCCGGTGACGTGGCCCTGCCCCACCACCGCAGCGACCTCGTCTCCGCCGCCGCCGGACTGGGTGGACTGGACCTGCTCGTCAACAACGCCGGCGCGCTCGGTCCCTCACCCCTTCCGCCACTGGCGCGCTCGGCCCCTGAGGACCTGCGGGCGATGTTCGAGGTCAACGCGATCGCCCCCCTCGCCCTCGTCCAGCGGGCCCTGCCGCTGCTGCAGGCACGCCAGGGGGTGGTCGTCAACCTCACCTCCGACGCGGCCGTCGAGGCCTATCCGGGCTGGGGCGGGTACGGGATGACGAAGGCGGCGCTCGAGCACGTCAGCAGGGTGCTCGCCGTGGAGGAGCCGGACCTGCACGTCTACGCCTTCGATCCCGGTGACGTGCGCACCGACATGCACCAGGCGGCGTTCCCGGGCGAGGACATCTCCGACCGCGAGCTGCCCGAGGCCGTGGCGCCCGCGTTGCTGCGCCTGCTCGCTCGTCGCCCGCCCAACGGACGCGTCCGGGCCTCCGACCTCCTCGCTCGTGAGGAGGTGTCTGCGTGA
- a CDS encoding S-adenosylmethionine:tRNA ribosyltransferase-isomerase, which translates to MSAAATVPTPFSFDLPAERSATTPPESRGLARDEVRLLVATPAQLRHARFHALPAHLQPGDLVILNTSATLPAAVDGRRPGGRAVTVHVSGPHPGDPDAWVVELRRPDGRGPERDVAAGEVIRLPGEVDLRLVDAHPDPAVRVGSRLWRAHPAPHQAHEPYLLAHGRPITYGYLSGRWPLEAYQPIHAREPGSAEMASAGRPVTARLLVDLVTRGVQIAPVVLHAGVASLEAHEPPPPERYVVPAATARLVEHTRRAGGRVVAVGTTATRALESVASPDGRVRPGTGWTDLVLSAERPARVVDGLVTGWHEPGASHLALLEAVAGAPLVRRAYEAALAGDYLWHEFGDSLLLLP; encoded by the coding sequence GTGAGTGCCGCGGCGACCGTCCCGACCCCCTTCTCCTTCGACCTGCCGGCCGAGCGCTCGGCCACCACGCCGCCGGAGTCACGCGGCCTCGCCCGCGACGAGGTACGCCTGCTGGTCGCGACGCCGGCGCAGTTGCGCCACGCCCGCTTCCACGCGCTGCCGGCCCACCTGCAGCCGGGCGACCTCGTGATCCTCAACACCTCGGCGACCCTGCCGGCGGCGGTCGACGGGCGGCGACCCGGCGGTCGGGCCGTGACGGTGCACGTCTCCGGCCCGCACCCCGGCGACCCCGACGCCTGGGTCGTGGAGCTGCGCCGACCGGACGGCCGCGGTCCCGAGCGCGACGTCGCGGCCGGCGAGGTGATCCGGCTGCCGGGCGAGGTGGACCTGCGCCTGGTCGACGCGCATCCCGATCCGGCCGTGCGCGTCGGCAGTCGCCTGTGGCGGGCACACCCCGCCCCGCACCAGGCCCACGAGCCGTACCTGCTCGCCCATGGACGCCCCATCACCTACGGCTACCTGAGCGGCCGCTGGCCGCTGGAGGCCTACCAGCCGATCCACGCCCGCGAGCCGGGTAGCGCCGAGATGGCCAGCGCCGGACGGCCCGTCACCGCCAGGCTGCTGGTCGACCTGGTGACCCGCGGCGTGCAGATCGCCCCGGTCGTGCTGCACGCGGGCGTGGCCTCGCTGGAGGCGCACGAGCCGCCGCCGCCGGAGCGCTACGTGGTCCCGGCGGCCACCGCGCGGCTGGTCGAGCACACCCGCCGTGCGGGTGGGCGTGTGGTTGCGGTCGGCACCACCGCGACCCGCGCCCTGGAGTCGGTGGCGTCCCCGGACGGTCGTGTACGCCCCGGGACGGGATGGACCGACCTGGTGCTGTCGGCGGAGCGGCCCGCCCGGGTCGTCGACGGCCTCGTGACCGGCTGGCACGAGCCCGGCGCGTCGCACCTGGCCCTGCTGGAGGCCGTCGCAGGCGCCCCGCTGGTGCGACGGGCCTACGAGGCCGCGCTGGCCGGCGACTACCTCTGGCACGAGTTCGGCGACAGCCTGCTGCTGTTGCCCTGA
- a CDS encoding NAD(P)/FAD-dependent oxidoreductase yields MTSTWPATPDVEPGPAPAWGQVGPAARALPTCTPPPASTTADVCVVGLGASGLSAALRLAERGADVVAVDAHGVASGAAGRNGGFLLAGLARFHHDAVASYGHARAVALYRWTLAELDRTVETLPPDVVRRVGSLRVAADAEEAADAAHMLRQLQADGLPAEAYEGPEGRGVLVPTDAVMDPHARCAVLAERAQAAGVRLYAPFRVDRLGDGLVTAGQARIRARRTVVAVDGGLEALLPELADRVTSVRLQMLATEPDDGVALSRPVYRRWGYDYVQQLPTGEILLGGCRDRGSAEEGAPPVPSDDVQRCLDAELRRLGATAPVVARWAARAAFTADRLPVCEEVRPGVLVVGGYSGHGNLVGTACGRSAADVALDGGRLALPA; encoded by the coding sequence ATGACGAGCACCTGGCCGGCGACGCCGGATGTGGAACCCGGGCCGGCGCCGGCCTGGGGGCAGGTCGGCCCGGCCGCCCGGGCGCTGCCGACGTGCACGCCACCGCCGGCGTCGACGACGGCGGACGTCTGCGTCGTGGGCCTGGGCGCGTCGGGCCTGTCGGCGGCGCTCCGGCTGGCCGAGCGGGGTGCCGACGTCGTGGCCGTCGACGCCCACGGGGTCGCGTCCGGGGCCGCCGGCCGCAACGGCGGGTTCCTCCTCGCCGGCCTCGCCCGCTTCCACCACGACGCCGTCGCGAGCTACGGGCACGCTCGCGCCGTGGCGCTGTACCGCTGGACGCTCGCCGAGCTCGACCGGACCGTGGAGACGCTGCCGCCCGACGTCGTCCGCCGGGTCGGGAGCCTGCGCGTCGCGGCCGACGCCGAGGAGGCGGCCGACGCCGCCCACATGCTGCGACAGCTGCAGGCCGACGGGCTGCCGGCGGAGGCGTACGAGGGTCCCGAGGGCCGCGGCGTGCTGGTGCCGACCGACGCGGTCATGGACCCGCACGCCCGCTGTGCGGTGCTGGCCGAGCGGGCGCAGGCCGCCGGCGTTCGGCTGTACGCCCCCTTCCGGGTCGACCGCCTCGGCGACGGGCTCGTGACGGCGGGGCAGGCCCGGATCCGCGCCCGCCGCACGGTGGTCGCCGTCGACGGCGGGCTCGAGGCCCTGCTGCCGGAACTGGCCGACCGCGTCACCAGCGTGCGGCTGCAGATGCTGGCGACGGAGCCCGACGACGGTGTCGCCCTGTCCCGCCCGGTGTATCGCCGCTGGGGGTACGACTACGTCCAGCAGCTGCCCACCGGCGAGATCCTGCTCGGCGGCTGCCGTGACCGTGGCAGCGCCGAGGAGGGCGCCCCGCCCGTGCCCTCCGACGACGTGCAGCGCTGCCTCGACGCGGAACTGCGGCGGCTGGGCGCGACCGCTCCGGTCGTGGCCCGCTGGGCCGCCCGGGCCGCCTTCACCGCCGACCGGCTCCCGGTCTGTGAGGAGGTCCGGCCCGGCGTGCTGGTCGTCGGCGGCTACAGCGGGCACGGCAACCTCGTCGGCACCGCCTGTGGCCGGTCGGCGGCCGACGTCGCGCTGGACGGCGGCCGCCTCGCCCTGCCGGCGTGA
- a CDS encoding FAD-dependent oxidoreductase, producing MAADDAHVPALVLVSAHDAVRERAGQALRTRYGVDYDVAVFDDHEQAQTALEGWRDDGTPVALVLANTGPEDEEALHFLQSIRPLHPAARRALMVRWGDFDRARLVFDALSRGEIDHFVVAPERPRDEEFHSTITGSLEDWSLEQGTPFEAVRVIGDRSARSQELRDGFTRNHIPIRAVEADTPEGREMLDALGLVSPALPVVVLLFTKEPCVLQNPSDIEIADAFGLMRPLPAGEVYDVTVVGAGPAGLAAAVYAASEGLRTLVVEQQAVGGQAGTSSLIRNYPGFPRGVSGGKLAFSAFQQAWSFGATFHFGRAATALHADGELRVLDLTDGSSVRSRAVILAAGVQYVRLPGGLLDEWEGRGVFYGAAVSEAPGLRGRRVAVVGGGNSAGQAAVHLAKFVEHVTVLVRGDTLADSMSEYLITVIDATDNIAVRYDCEVVGGGGRDRFDHLVVHDRARDVDERLPMDAVFVLIGARPSTDWLGEAVVRDPWGFVVTGADLGEGEFPLDRPPLPSETSLPGVFAVGDLRRSSVKRVASAVGEGAVAIPMVHRYLAEARATPASPQPRVAGSSSR from the coding sequence ATGGCGGCAGACGACGCGCACGTGCCGGCCCTGGTGCTGGTCAGCGCCCATGACGCGGTCCGGGAACGGGCCGGGCAGGCGCTGCGGACCCGCTACGGCGTGGACTACGACGTGGCGGTCTTCGACGACCACGAGCAGGCGCAAACCGCGCTGGAGGGCTGGCGCGACGACGGCACGCCGGTCGCGCTGGTGCTGGCCAACACGGGTCCGGAGGACGAGGAGGCGCTGCACTTCCTGCAGTCGATCCGGCCGCTGCATCCCGCGGCCCGCCGTGCGCTGATGGTGCGGTGGGGCGACTTCGACCGGGCGCGGCTGGTCTTCGACGCGTTGTCCCGTGGCGAGATCGACCACTTCGTCGTGGCACCCGAACGGCCGCGCGACGAGGAGTTCCACAGCACGATCACCGGCTCGCTGGAGGACTGGTCGCTGGAGCAGGGCACGCCGTTCGAGGCGGTGCGCGTCATCGGCGACCGCTCCGCCCGCAGCCAGGAGTTGCGCGACGGCTTCACCCGCAACCACATCCCCATCCGGGCGGTCGAGGCGGACACGCCCGAGGGCCGCGAGATGCTGGACGCCCTCGGCCTCGTGTCGCCCGCACTGCCGGTCGTCGTGCTGCTGTTCACCAAGGAGCCGTGTGTCCTGCAGAACCCCTCCGACATCGAGATCGCCGACGCATTCGGGCTGATGCGCCCGTTACCGGCCGGCGAGGTCTACGACGTCACCGTCGTCGGGGCGGGCCCGGCCGGGCTGGCGGCGGCCGTCTACGCCGCGTCCGAGGGACTGCGCACGCTCGTGGTCGAGCAGCAGGCCGTGGGCGGGCAGGCCGGCACCAGTTCGCTGATCCGCAACTACCCCGGCTTCCCGCGCGGCGTCAGTGGCGGCAAGCTCGCTTTCAGCGCCTTCCAGCAGGCGTGGTCCTTCGGGGCGACGTTCCACTTCGGGCGCGCGGCCACGGCCCTGCACGCGGACGGCGAGCTGCGTGTGCTGGATCTGACCGACGGCAGCAGCGTGCGTTCCCGGGCGGTCATCCTGGCCGCCGGCGTGCAGTACGTGCGGCTACCCGGCGGCCTGCTCGACGAGTGGGAGGGCCGCGGCGTGTTCTACGGCGCGGCGGTCTCCGAGGCGCCCGGGCTGCGCGGGCGGCGGGTGGCGGTCGTCGGCGGTGGCAACTCCGCCGGTCAGGCCGCCGTCCACCTGGCCAAGTTCGTCGAGCACGTGACCGTGCTGGTGCGCGGCGACACCCTCGCCGACAGCATGTCCGAGTACCTGATCACCGTGATCGACGCCACCGACAACATCGCCGTCCGTTACGACTGCGAGGTCGTCGGCGGCGGTGGCCGCGACCGCTTCGACCATCTCGTCGTCCACGACCGTGCCCGGGACGTCGACGAGCGACTGCCCATGGACGCCGTGTTCGTGCTGATCGGCGCCCGCCCGTCGACGGACTGGCTCGGCGAGGCGGTGGTGCGTGACCCGTGGGGGTTCGTCGTCACCGGCGCGGACCTCGGTGAAGGGGAGTTCCCGCTCGACCGGCCACCACTGCCCAGCGAGACCAGCCTGCCTGGCGTGTTCGCGGTCGGGGACCTGCGTCGCAGCTCGGTCAAGCGCGTGGCATCGGCCGTCGGGGAGGGCGCGGTCGCCATCCCGATGGTGCACCGCTACCTGGCGGAGGCGCGCGCCACGCCGGCGTCGCCCCAGCCGCGCGTCGCCGGGTCGAGCAGCAGGTAG